A segment of the Planctomycetota bacterium genome:
CGGGCGAAACCTCCGCCCGCGGGCGGAGCGGTATCATCGGGCCATGACGCCTCGCGCTTCCGTCCGGGTTCGGGTCCTCACCCTGTGGGCCGCCGCCGTCGTCGTCGTCCTGACGGCGCCCTCGGGCCACGCCCAGCGCGCCGCGCCGGCACCGCCGGAGGCGCGCTTCCCCCTCGAGCTGCTCGAGTTCGGCCCGCCGTCGCGGACGCCGCTGTTCGCCGGCCGTGGCGACGGCGGCTGGGACCACGAGATCCGCGAACGCGGCTGGATCGTGCGCGAAGGGGGGCGGTGGCGGATGTGGTACACCGGCGTCGCGCCCAAGAGTGATCCAGCCGGCCCGCGCGGCCGCTGCCGGCTCGGCCATGCCACCAGCCCCGACGGTCTCAACTGGACGCGCACCCCGGGCCGGCCGCTGGTGGCCGACACCTGGATCGAGGACGTGTGCCTGATGCGCCCGGCGGGGGGCGCCTACCAGGCGTTCGTCGAGGGGGAGGGAGACATCGCGGCGCACTGGACGTCGGCCGACGGGCTCGACTGGCACTCGCAAGGCGCACTCGACATCCGCCTCGTCGATGGGCGGCCGATTCCCGACGGGCCGCGTGGCACTCCCGCCGTCTGGCTCGAAGGGGGCGTGTGGCACCTGTTCTACGAACGGCAGGATCTCGGCATCTGGCTGGCGACGTCGCGCGACCTGCTCGTCTGGACCAACGTCGCTGACGAGCCGGTGATCGCCTGCGGGCCGGAGCCCTACGACGCCCGCGCCGTGGCACTCGACCAGATCGTCCGCTACCAGGGGCGCTACTTCGCGCTGTACCACGCCAGCGCGCTCGGCGGCCAGGGGCGCTGGTGCACCTGCATCGCCACCAGCGACGACCTGCGGCACTGGACGAAGTGGCGCGGCAATCCCCTCCTCCCGGTCGATGACGAGGTGCCCGGCGAATCGAGCGCGATGCTCGTCTTCGACGGCACTCGCCACCGCCTCTACACCACCCACCCCGCGGTCCGTGTGCGGTTCGCCGTCCATCCGACGCGCGTCGGCGTGGAAACCGGCGGCCGGGGCGAACTGGCGCCGGTGCGCTGATCGCGGATCGCGCTGTCGGCCAGTGGTGGTCGGCCGCGCGGCTGCGTCACCGGCGGGCTTTCACCAGCCCCACAGCACGCTCCGCCGGTAGACGCGGTTGGCGTAGCGCACAGCAGGGCG
Coding sequences within it:
- a CDS encoding glycosylase, producing the protein MTPRASVRVRVLTLWAAAVVVVLTAPSGHAQRAAPAPPEARFPLELLEFGPPSRTPLFAGRGDGGWDHEIRERGWIVREGGRWRMWYTGVAPKSDPAGPRGRCRLGHATSPDGLNWTRTPGRPLVADTWIEDVCLMRPAGGAYQAFVEGEGDIAAHWTSADGLDWHSQGALDIRLVDGRPIPDGPRGTPAVWLEGGVWHLFYERQDLGIWLATSRDLLVWTNVADEPVIACGPEPYDARAVALDQIVRYQGRYFALYHASALGGQGRWCTCIATSDDLRHWTKWRGNPLLPVDDEVPGESSAMLVFDGTRHRLYTTHPAVRVRFAVHPTRVGVETGGRGELAPVR